A window of the Nitrosococcus wardiae genome harbors these coding sequences:
- a CDS encoding FemAB family XrtA/PEP-CTERM system-associated protein, whose protein sequence is MWLKAESRINDIETRTMEVRRLIPETVGRWEAFVEHCPEATFFHRSGWKNVIEQAFGHQTYFLYAEKEGEIEGVLPLGHIRSRLFGNALISTPFCVYGGIAAVSQAARTALEKAAEELAVQLNVDYLEFRNRSHSQTHWPVKELYVTFRKTMDPDPEKNLQAIPRKQRAMVRKGIQAGLVSEIDDNPERFIAAYSESVRNLGTPVFPRKYFQIIGKEFGNDCEMLTVTKGGRTISSVLSFYFRDEVLPYYGGGTEEARRFKGNDFMYWELMRLACTRGIRIFDYGRSKKGTGSYSFKKNWGFEPEPLFYQYRLVKADKMPDINPLNPKYRLFIALWKRLPLPVANIIGPQIAKNLG, encoded by the coding sequence ATGTGGCTAAAAGCAGAATCTAGGATCAATGATATAGAAACGAGAACCATGGAAGTTCGCCGGTTGATCCCTGAGACTGTTGGCCGCTGGGAAGCTTTCGTCGAGCATTGTCCCGAGGCTACTTTTTTTCACCGTTCCGGCTGGAAAAATGTGATTGAACAGGCTTTCGGGCATCAGACCTATTTTCTCTATGCAGAAAAAGAAGGGGAAATTGAGGGGGTTCTCCCCCTGGGGCATATCCGCAGCCGGCTTTTTGGCAATGCCTTGATTTCAACTCCATTCTGTGTCTATGGCGGTATCGCTGCCGTTAGTCAGGCAGCCCGAACCGCACTGGAAAAGGCTGCTGAAGAGCTGGCGGTTCAGCTGAATGTGGATTACCTGGAATTCAGGAACCGCTCCCATTCTCAGACTCATTGGCCTGTGAAAGAACTTTATGTCACTTTCCGTAAGACGATGGATCCGGATCCTGAAAAAAACCTTCAAGCTATTCCCCGCAAGCAACGGGCCATGGTGCGCAAAGGAATCCAGGCTGGCCTGGTGAGTGAAATCGATGATAACCCAGAGCGGTTTATTGCGGCCTATTCGGAAAGCGTTCGTAATCTGGGGACGCCGGTATTCCCACGAAAATACTTTCAGATTATAGGTAAAGAGTTTGGCAACGATTGTGAAATGCTCACTGTGACCAAGGGTGGCCGCACTATCAGTAGCGTACTGAGCTTTTATTTTCGTGATGAAGTGCTTCCTTATTATGGTGGTGGTACAGAGGAAGCGAGACGGTTCAAAGGCAATGATTTTATGTATTGGGAGCTTATGCGGCTTGCCTGTACTCGAGGTATCCGGATATTTGATTATGGACGCAGCAAAAAAGGCACCGGCTCTTATAGTTTCAAGAAAAATTGGGGATTTGAGCCAGAGCCTTTATTTTATCAGTATCGACTAGTCAAGGCAGACAAAATGCCGGATATTAATCCCTTAAATCCTAAATATCGTTTGTTTATTGCCCTATGGAAACGTTTGCCGCTGCCTGTGGCTAATATCATTGGCCCTCAGATCGCCAAGAACCTGGGGTAG
- a CDS encoding XrtA system polysaccharide deacetylase, translating to MQNAMTVDVEDYFQVSAFENIIDRKNWTKLPCRVEQNTDRTLELFAEHNARATFFMLGWVAERYPALVHRIVDAGHELASHGYAHVRVTQQDPKEFREDVLRTRKLLEDTASTSVIGYRAASYSIGRHNLWAHEVLAEVGYRYSSSIYPIYHDLYGMPEAPRFAFYTHQDRLLEIPVSTMKLAGRKLPCGGGGYFRLFPYYWSRWALRRVNHQDGKPCVFYFHPWEIDPQQPRIPGINLKTRVRHYLNLNRMQERLACLLRDFQWGRMDQVFLEQQK from the coding sequence ATGCAAAATGCGATGACGGTGGATGTGGAAGATTATTTCCAGGTCTCGGCCTTTGAGAACATTATCGACCGTAAAAATTGGACCAAACTTCCCTGCCGGGTCGAGCAAAATACTGATCGAACACTAGAATTATTCGCTGAACATAATGCGCGGGCCACATTCTTTATGCTCGGATGGGTTGCGGAACGCTATCCAGCCCTGGTACACCGTATTGTGGATGCTGGGCATGAGCTCGCTAGCCATGGTTATGCCCATGTACGAGTTACTCAGCAGGATCCTAAAGAGTTTCGAGAGGACGTGCTACGAACTCGAAAATTGCTGGAAGATACAGCAAGCACTTCGGTGATTGGTTACCGGGCAGCAAGCTATTCCATTGGTCGTCATAATCTGTGGGCCCATGAAGTATTGGCTGAAGTGGGCTATCGTTATAGTTCCAGTATTTACCCCATCTACCATGATCTCTATGGTATGCCAGAAGCGCCTCGTTTTGCCTTTTATACTCACCAAGATAGGCTTTTAGAAATCCCCGTCAGCACAATGAAGTTGGCAGGACGTAAACTACCTTGTGGTGGGGGCGGCTATTTTCGTCTTTTTCCTTACTATTGGTCCCGCTGGGCACTGAGGAGAGTCAATCATCAGGACGGTAAACCTTGTGTTTTTTATTTCCACCCGTGGGAAATTGATCCCCAACAACCGCGCATACCAGGAATTAATCTCAAGACCCGAGTTCGCCATTATCTTAATTTGAACCGCATGCAGGAACGGCTTGCCTGTTTGCTACGGGATTTTCAATGGGGGCGGATGGATCAGGTGTTCTTAGAGCAACAGAAATAA